Proteins encoded within one genomic window of Streptomyces taklimakanensis:
- a CDS encoding glycerophosphodiester phosphodiesterase, producing MCALALTVSPAHGAPPEPPVPVAHRGASGYAPENTLAAVDAARELGVQWVENDVQRTRDGELVVMHDATLGRTTDVEEVFPDRAPWRVADFTAAEIARLDAGSWFDPRYAGERVPTLEQFLRRLNLTRQNLLLEIKRPELYPGIEADILRELRSEGWLDRRHVRSKLVIQSFGADSVRAVHEQAPAVRTGFLGTPKPAELPEYARFTDQINPPHTTLSEEYVRQVHALKGVHGEPLEVFTWTVNDAETARRVAGMGVDGIISNVPDVVRDAVASPAGPGPGSSVPGETGDTDRDAYRDADREDALGEAREEAGTLLAG from the coding sequence CTGTGCGCGCTCGCCCTCACCGTTTCCCCCGCCCACGGCGCGCCGCCCGAGCCACCCGTCCCCGTCGCGCACCGCGGCGCCTCCGGGTACGCCCCCGAGAACACCCTGGCCGCCGTCGACGCCGCCCGGGAGCTGGGCGTGCAGTGGGTGGAGAACGACGTGCAGCGCACCCGGGACGGCGAGCTGGTCGTCATGCACGACGCCACCCTCGGCCGCACCACCGACGTGGAGGAGGTCTTCCCGGACCGGGCACCCTGGCGGGTGGCGGACTTCACCGCGGCCGAGATCGCCCGGCTGGACGCGGGGAGCTGGTTCGATCCGCGGTACGCGGGCGAGCGGGTGCCCACCCTGGAACAGTTCCTGCGCCGCCTGAACCTCACCCGGCAGAACCTGCTGCTGGAGATCAAGCGGCCGGAACTGTACCCGGGCATCGAGGCCGACATCCTGCGGGAGCTGCGCAGCGAGGGGTGGCTGGACCGGCGGCACGTGCGGAGCAAGCTGGTGATCCAGAGCTTCGGGGCCGACTCGGTGCGGGCCGTCCACGAGCAGGCGCCGGCGGTGCGGACCGGCTTCCTCGGCACCCCGAAGCCGGCGGAACTGCCGGAGTACGCGCGGTTCACCGACCAGATCAACCCACCCCACACCACCCTGTCCGAGGAGTACGTGCGGCAGGTCCACGCGCTCAAGGGGGTCCACGGCGAGCCGCTGGAGGTCTTCACCTGGACGGTCAACGACGCCGAGACGGCCCGGCGGGTCGCGGGCATGGGCGTGGACGGGATCATCTCCAACGTCCCCGACGTCGTCCGGGACGCCGTCGCGTCCCCCGCCGGGCCCGGCCCCGGCAGCTCCGTCCCGGGCGAAACGGGCGACACCGACCGGGACGCCTACCGGGACGCCGACCGGGAGGACGCCCTGGGGGAGGCGCGGGAGGAGGCCGGGACCCTCCTCGCGGGGTGA
- a CDS encoding class I SAM-dependent methyltransferase gives MTRAAAYDEITNRHGAVLPDDLPPRPGADGPLDLGALLRDLLGEGTGPCLDIGCGTGAHASVVRALGWTPLGVALSAGPPHGTRGRLSVARADAGRLPVRNSSVPAVVAVPALTDVPDRPAVLREVARVLRPGGVFVHIGVHPCFRDALVDRPGAARPPLPELLHTFLDAGLALERFAEEGSPTPTVLAVGARR, from the coding sequence ATGACGCGGGCAGCGGCGTACGACGAGATCACGAACCGGCACGGGGCGGTACTCCCCGACGACCTCCCGCCCCGGCCCGGGGCCGACGGTCCCCTCGACCTGGGCGCTCTGCTGCGCGATCTCCTCGGCGAGGGCACCGGCCCCTGCCTGGACATCGGCTGTGGCACCGGCGCCCACGCGTCCGTCGTCCGCGCGTTGGGCTGGACCCCGCTCGGTGTCGCCCTCTCCGCCGGGCCGCCGCACGGCACCCGTGGCCGGCTGTCCGTGGCACGGGCGGACGCCGGACGCCTGCCGGTGCGGAACTCGTCCGTCCCGGCCGTCGTCGCGGTGCCGGCCCTCACCGACGTGCCCGACCGTCCGGCGGTGCTGCGGGAGGTGGCGCGGGTCCTGCGTCCCGGCGGGGTGTTCGTGCACATCGGCGTGCACCCCTGCTTCCGTGACGCCCTCGTCGACCGCCCCGGCGCCGCCCGCCCGCCCCTGCCCGAGTTGCTGCACACCTTCCTCGACGCGGGCCTGGCCCTCGAACGGTTCGCCGAAGAGGGCTCCCCCACCCCCACCGTCCTGGCCGTCGGCGCCCGCAGGTAG
- a CDS encoding S1 family peptidase, which translates to MSTVLIALAAVFLTAPAASAAPTALRGGDRLYGAGGAVCTVGFNARDGGGAPHALVTGRCAATAGTWYADPGLTVPAGTTVGHSFPGNDHGVIRYTNPALSYPGEVNLGGVFQDITGAAAPRVGQSVCHIGRTTGRHCGTVTAVNATIDYGGGNVVHGLIRSNTCAEPGDSGGPAFSGTLAVGLVLGGSGHCGFGGTTYHQPVVEILSAYGLSLY; encoded by the coding sequence CGACCGCCCTGCGCGGCGGCGACCGGCTGTACGGAGCCGGCGGCGCCGTCTGCACGGTGGGCTTCAACGCCCGGGACGGCGGCGGCGCGCCCCACGCCCTCGTCACGGGACGCTGCGCGGCCACGGCCGGCACCTGGTACGCGGACCCGGGGCTGACAGTGCCGGCCGGCACCACCGTCGGCCACAGCTTCCCCGGGAACGACCACGGGGTCATCCGCTACACCAACCCCGCCCTGTCCTACCCGGGCGAGGTGAACCTGGGCGGTGTCTTCCAGGACATCACCGGCGCCGCCGCTCCCCGGGTCGGGCAGTCCGTCTGCCACATCGGTCGGACCACCGGGCGGCACTGCGGCACGGTCACCGCGGTCAACGCCACGATCGACTACGGCGGGGGAAACGTCGTCCACGGCCTCATCCGCTCCAACACCTGTGCGGAGCCGGGGGACAGCGGAGGCCCCGCCTTCTCCGGCACCCTGGCCGTCGGGCTGGTGCTGGGCGGCAGCGGCCACTGCGGGTTCGGCGGCACCACCTACCACCAGCCGGTCGTCGAGATCCTGTCGGCCTACGGGCTGAGCCTGTACTGA
- a CDS encoding PIG-L family deacetylase, giving the protein MNGRLTPLPEDWRRALAIVAHPDDLEYGAAAAVAHWTASGKEVSYLLVTRGEAGIATMEPGEAARVREAEQRASAAVVGVGSVEFLDHRDGVIEEGVALRRELAAAIRRHRPELVVTLNHHDTWDGVNWNTPDHRAVGRATLDAAADAGNRWIFTDLADRGLRPWDGVRRVAVAGSPQPTHAVEVGEQDVERAVASLAEHRAYIEALSGREPAEYARDVVTGVLDSVAPRADGRRAVAFEVHPRG; this is encoded by the coding sequence GTGAACGGTCGACTCACCCCCCTGCCCGAAGACTGGCGACGCGCGCTCGCGATCGTCGCGCACCCCGACGACCTGGAGTACGGCGCGGCCGCCGCCGTCGCGCACTGGACCGCGTCCGGAAAGGAGGTCTCCTACCTGCTGGTGACGCGTGGTGAGGCCGGGATCGCCACCATGGAACCGGGCGAGGCGGCCCGTGTGCGGGAGGCCGAACAGCGGGCGAGCGCCGCCGTGGTCGGGGTGGGGAGCGTGGAGTTCCTCGACCACCGGGACGGGGTGATCGAGGAGGGCGTCGCCCTGCGCCGCGAGTTGGCCGCCGCGATCCGCCGCCACCGGCCCGAACTGGTCGTCACGCTCAACCACCACGACACCTGGGACGGCGTCAACTGGAACACCCCCGACCACCGGGCCGTCGGGCGCGCCACGTTGGACGCCGCCGCGGACGCGGGCAACCGGTGGATCTTCACCGACCTCGCCGACCGGGGACTGCGGCCCTGGGACGGGGTGCGCCGGGTGGCGGTCGCCGGGTCGCCGCAGCCCACGCACGCCGTGGAGGTGGGGGAGCAGGACGTGGAGCGGGCCGTCGCCTCGCTCGCCGAACACCGGGCGTACATCGAGGCCCTCAGCGGCCGGGAACCGGCCGAGTACGCCCGCGACGTCGTCACCGGCGTGCTGGACTCCGTCGCTCCGCGCGCGGACGGCCGTCGGGCGGTGGCCTTCGAGGTCCATCCGCGGGGCTGA
- a CDS encoding TerC family protein, with amino-acid sequence MDVSLNVWVLTVVGLCALIAVDFFIGRKPHEVSIKEAGIWTVVWVVLAILFCGGLYVAAGGRPAGEFAAGYITEKSLSVDNLFVFVLIMAKFAVPTIYQQRVLMIGVLIALVMRAVFIAAGAALISAFSWIFFVFGGFLIWTAWKLVREARAEEQGHEDEAYEENRLLKTVERRFPSTSEYHGTKLFVIENGKRLMTPMLIVMLAIGSTDLLFALDSIPAIFGLTQDPYIVFTANAFALMGLRQLYFLIGGLLKKLVHLSYGLSIILGFIGVKLVLHAFHEQGVHVPEISTPVSLGVICAVLVVTTLTSLRVSRRQAREEQERQGTTAARRD; translated from the coding sequence ATGGATGTCTCCTTGAACGTCTGGGTGCTGACCGTCGTCGGTCTGTGCGCCCTGATCGCCGTCGACTTCTTCATCGGACGCAAACCGCACGAGGTCTCCATCAAGGAGGCCGGCATCTGGACGGTCGTCTGGGTCGTCCTCGCCATCCTCTTCTGCGGTGGTCTCTACGTGGCCGCCGGCGGCCGGCCCGCCGGCGAGTTCGCCGCGGGGTACATCACCGAGAAGTCCCTCAGCGTCGACAACCTCTTCGTCTTCGTCCTCATCATGGCGAAGTTCGCGGTACCGACGATCTACCAACAGCGTGTGCTGATGATCGGCGTTCTCATAGCGCTCGTCATGCGCGCCGTCTTCATCGCCGCCGGTGCCGCGCTGATCTCCGCCTTCTCCTGGATCTTCTTCGTCTTCGGCGGTTTCCTGATCTGGACGGCCTGGAAGCTGGTCCGCGAGGCCCGTGCCGAGGAGCAGGGCCACGAGGACGAGGCCTACGAGGAGAACCGCCTGCTGAAGACGGTCGAGCGGCGCTTCCCCTCGACCTCGGAGTACCACGGCACCAAGCTGTTCGTCATCGAGAACGGCAAGCGGCTGATGACTCCGATGCTGATCGTCATGCTCGCCATCGGCAGCACCGACCTGCTGTTCGCCCTGGACTCCATCCCCGCGATCTTCGGACTGACCCAGGACCCGTACATCGTCTTCACCGCCAACGCCTTCGCCCTGATGGGCCTGCGCCAGCTGTACTTCCTCATCGGCGGCCTGTTGAAGAAGCTGGTCCACCTCTCCTACGGCCTGTCCATCATCCTCGGTTTCATCGGTGTCAAGCTCGTGCTGCACGCCTTCCACGAGCAGGGCGTCCACGTCCCGGAGATCTCCACCCCCGTCTCGCTCGGCGTGATCTGCGCGGTGCTGGTCGTCACCACCCTCACCAGCCTCCGCGTCTCCCGTCGGCAGGCGCGGGAGGAGCAGGAGCGACAGGGCACGACGGCGGCGCGGCGCGACTGA
- a CDS encoding TerD family protein: MTVNLSKGQAISLQKSDGGTLTAVRMGLGWQAAPRRGLFGRRTKDIDLDASAVLFAGNEPKDVVFFRHLVSDDGSVRHTGDNLVGGVGQGGDDEAILVDLQRVPARIDQIVFTVNSFTGQTFAEVENAFCRLVDETNGQELARYTLTGGGRYTAQIMAKVHRQGTGWQMTALGTPTDGRTFQDLMPAILPLL; this comes from the coding sequence GTGACGGTCAACTTGTCCAAGGGACAGGCGATCAGCCTGCAGAAGTCCGACGGGGGGACCCTGACCGCGGTGCGGATGGGGCTCGGCTGGCAGGCCGCCCCCCGCCGCGGTCTGTTCGGGCGGCGCACGAAGGACATCGACCTCGACGCCTCGGCCGTGCTCTTCGCGGGGAACGAGCCGAAGGACGTCGTCTTCTTCCGTCACCTGGTGAGCGACGACGGTTCCGTGCGCCACACCGGTGACAACCTGGTCGGCGGTGTCGGACAGGGCGGGGACGACGAGGCGATCCTGGTGGACCTCCAGCGGGTCCCGGCCCGTATCGACCAGATCGTCTTCACCGTGAACTCCTTCACCGGCCAGACCTTCGCCGAGGTGGAGAACGCGTTCTGCCGCCTGGTGGACGAGACGAACGGTCAGGAACTGGCGCGCTACACCCTCACCGGCGGCGGCCGGTACACCGCGCAGATCATGGCCAAGGTGCACCGGCAGGGCACCGGTTGGCAGATGACCGCCCTGGGCACCCCCACCGACGGCCGTACCTTCCAGGACCTGATGCCGGCGATCCTGCCGCTGCTGTAG
- a CDS encoding MFS transporter: MTDTSTPAGTSGDPSDISRRTTVPPSGERLAALRRRTTVVLVLSQVLGGLGVATGIALAAVLAEEVSGSEGLAGLATTASVLGTAVLSLPFAALTAARGRRVGLATGYVVGAVGGGVVALAAAVGSFPLLLLGTAAFGAGSSANLQARFAAADLAEPAHRGRAISTVVWATTIGAVLGPNIAAPAGRSTAGLGIPEAAGPFLWGAAVFLAAAALVLAALRPDPLLTARALAAADPSAVPETAEGRSLRAGVAAVAASPRARLALTAVACSHTTMVSIMVMTPIDLGHHGAGIELIGLVISIHIVGMYAFSPLVGRLCDRVGRIPVISSGVVLLACAALTAGTAGGDHVRSAVGLFLLGLGWSAGLVGGSTLLTDAVPSSSRAAAQGLSDLSMNTAAGAGGALAGLVVAQAGYGWLNAMGAAVLLPVVVLVVLLRLRRPDPNDG, translated from the coding sequence GTGACCGACACCTCCACTCCGGCCGGCACCTCCGGCGACCCTTCGGACATATCCCGCCGCACCACCGTCCCGCCGTCCGGGGAGAGGCTCGCCGCGCTGCGCCGCCGCACCACCGTGGTGCTCGTCCTCAGCCAGGTCCTGGGCGGCCTGGGCGTGGCCACCGGCATCGCGCTGGCCGCCGTGCTGGCCGAGGAGGTCAGCGGGTCGGAGGGGCTCGCCGGTCTGGCGACGACGGCCTCGGTGCTGGGGACGGCCGTGCTCTCCCTGCCCTTCGCCGCCCTGACGGCCGCGCGTGGCCGCCGGGTGGGCCTGGCCACGGGGTACGTGGTCGGCGCGGTGGGCGGTGGCGTGGTGGCCCTCGCCGCCGCCGTCGGCAGCTTCCCCCTCCTGCTGTTGGGCACGGCGGCCTTCGGCGCCGGTTCGTCCGCCAACCTCCAGGCCCGGTTCGCCGCGGCCGACCTCGCCGAGCCCGCCCACCGCGGCCGGGCCATCTCCACGGTGGTGTGGGCGACGACGATCGGAGCGGTGCTCGGTCCCAACATCGCCGCTCCGGCCGGGCGCAGCACGGCGGGCCTGGGGATCCCCGAGGCGGCGGGCCCCTTCCTGTGGGGCGCGGCCGTCTTCCTGGCGGCCGCCGCGCTGGTGCTCGCGGCGCTGCGCCCGGACCCCCTGCTCACCGCCCGCGCGCTGGCCGCCGCCGACCCGTCGGCCGTCCCGGAGACGGCGGAGGGCCGCTCACTGCGTGCCGGGGTGGCCGCCGTCGCCGCCTCGCCCCGGGCCCGGTTGGCCCTGACCGCCGTCGCCTGCTCGCACACCACCATGGTCTCGATCATGGTGATGACCCCGATCGACCTCGGCCACCACGGCGCGGGCATCGAGCTGATCGGACTGGTGATCAGCATCCACATCGTGGGCATGTACGCCTTCTCGCCCCTGGTGGGCCGGCTCTGTGACCGGGTCGGTCGGATCCCGGTGATCTCGTCGGGTGTCGTGCTGCTGGCCTGCGCGGCGTTGACGGCCGGCACGGCGGGCGGCGACCACGTCCGCAGCGCGGTGGGCCTGTTCCTGTTGGGACTGGGGTGGTCGGCCGGGCTGGTGGGCGGCTCCACCCTGCTGACCGACGCGGTGCCGTCGTCCTCCCGCGCGGCTGCCCAGGGGTTGTCCGATCTGTCGATGAACACCGCCGCGGGCGCGGGCGGCGCGCTCGCCGGGCTGGTCGTCGCGCAGGCCGGCTACGGTTGGCTCAACGCGATGGGCGCGGCCGTGCTCCTGCCGGTCGTCGTGCTCGTCGTGCTGCTCCGGCTCCGCCGTCCGGATCCGAACGACGGGTGA
- the uvrB gene encoding excinuclease ABC subunit UvrB — protein sequence MRPVTQIERRVAPFQVVSPYQPNGDQPAAIDELEKRVKAGEKDVVLLGATGTGKSATTAWMIERLQRPTLVMAPNKTLAAQLANEFRELLPNNAVEYFVSYYDYYQPEAYVPQTDTYIEKDSSINEEVERLRHSATNALLTRRDVVVVASVSCIYGLGTPQEYVDRMVPLKVGQEIDRDELLRRFVDVQYTRNDMAFTRGTFRVRGDTIEIFPVYEELAVRIEMFGDEVEALTTLHPITGEVVSEERELYVFPASHYVAGPERMERAIAGIEAELEETLARMERQGKLLEAQRLRMRTTYDIEMMRQIGTCSGIENYSLHIDGREKGSPPHTLLDYFPEDFLLVIDESHVTVPQIGAMYEGDASRKRTLVDHGFRLPSAMDNRPLKWEEFLERIGQTVYLSATPGPYELSRSDGVVEQIIRPTGLVDPEVVVKPTEGQIDDLVHEIRTRTERDERVLVTTLTKKMAEDLTDYFTELGIQVRYLHSDVDTLRRVELLRELRAGEYDVLVGINLLREGLDLPEVSLVAILDADKEGFLRSGTSLIQTIGRAARNVSGQVHMYADKVTPAMEKAIDETNRRRARQIAYNEAHGIDPQPLRKKINDIVATIAREEIDTRELLDSGYRKAGAGEERKGRAPVPELGREARGKGRGKTDRPTDRPAAELAELIDEMTERMRAAAAELKFEVAARLRDEVGELKKELRQMREAGLR from the coding sequence ATGCGGCCCGTGACTCAGATCGAACGCAGGGTGGCGCCCTTCCAGGTCGTCAGCCCCTACCAGCCCAACGGTGACCAGCCCGCGGCCATCGACGAGCTGGAGAAGCGCGTCAAGGCAGGCGAGAAGGACGTCGTCCTGCTGGGCGCGACCGGCACCGGCAAGTCGGCCACGACCGCGTGGATGATCGAGCGGCTCCAGCGGCCGACGCTGGTGATGGCGCCGAACAAGACACTGGCCGCCCAGCTCGCCAACGAGTTCCGGGAGCTGCTGCCGAACAACGCGGTCGAGTACTTCGTGTCGTACTACGACTACTACCAGCCCGAGGCGTACGTCCCGCAGACGGACACCTACATCGAGAAGGACTCCTCCATCAACGAGGAGGTCGAGCGGCTGCGGCACAGCGCGACCAACGCGCTCCTCACCCGCCGCGACGTGGTCGTGGTCGCCTCCGTCTCGTGCATCTACGGCCTGGGCACCCCGCAGGAGTACGTCGACCGGATGGTGCCGCTGAAGGTGGGCCAGGAGATCGACCGGGACGAGCTGCTGCGCCGCTTCGTGGACGTCCAGTACACCCGCAACGACATGGCCTTCACGCGCGGCACCTTCCGGGTGCGCGGCGACACGATCGAGATCTTCCCGGTCTACGAGGAGCTCGCCGTCCGCATCGAGATGTTCGGCGACGAGGTCGAGGCCCTGACCACCCTTCACCCGATCACCGGTGAGGTCGTCTCCGAGGAGCGGGAGCTGTACGTCTTCCCGGCCTCCCACTACGTGGCGGGCCCCGAGCGCATGGAGCGGGCCATCGCCGGGATCGAGGCCGAACTGGAGGAGACCCTCGCCCGGATGGAGCGGCAGGGCAAGCTGCTGGAGGCCCAGCGGCTGCGGATGCGCACCACCTACGACATCGAGATGATGCGGCAGATCGGCACCTGCTCCGGCATCGAGAACTACTCGCTGCACATCGACGGCCGCGAGAAGGGCTCCCCGCCGCACACCCTGCTGGACTACTTCCCCGAGGACTTCCTCCTCGTCATCGACGAGTCGCACGTCACCGTCCCGCAGATCGGCGCCATGTACGAGGGCGACGCCTCGCGGAAGCGGACCTTGGTCGACCACGGCTTCCGGCTGCCGTCGGCGATGGACAACCGGCCGCTGAAGTGGGAGGAGTTCCTGGAACGCATCGGGCAGACGGTCTACCTGTCGGCCACTCCCGGACCGTACGAGCTGTCGCGCTCCGACGGCGTGGTGGAGCAGATCATCCGGCCCACCGGCCTGGTCGACCCGGAGGTCGTGGTCAAGCCCACCGAGGGGCAGATCGACGACCTAGTGCACGAGATCCGCACCCGCACCGAGCGGGACGAGCGCGTCCTGGTCACCACGCTGACCAAGAAGATGGCCGAGGACCTCACCGACTACTTCACGGAGCTGGGCATCCAGGTCCGCTACCTGCACAGCGACGTGGACACCCTGCGCCGCGTCGAGCTGCTGCGGGAACTGCGCGCCGGCGAGTACGACGTGCTGGTCGGCATCAACCTGCTGCGCGAGGGTCTGGACCTGCCGGAGGTCTCCCTGGTGGCCATCCTCGACGCCGACAAGGAGGGATTCCTGCGCTCGGGGACCTCCCTGATCCAGACCATCGGCCGCGCGGCGCGCAACGTCTCCGGCCAGGTCCACATGTACGCCGACAAGGTCACTCCGGCGATGGAGAAGGCCATCGACGAGACCAACCGACGCCGGGCCAGGCAGATCGCCTACAACGAGGCGCACGGCATCGACCCGCAGCCCCTGCGCAAGAAGATCAACGACATCGTGGCGACGATCGCGCGGGAGGAGATCGACACCCGGGAGCTGCTGGACAGCGGCTACCGCAAGGCCGGTGCCGGGGAGGAGCGCAAGGGTCGCGCGCCGGTCCCCGAACTCGGCCGGGAGGCCCGCGGAAAGGGCCGGGGGAAGACCGACCGGCCCACCGACCGGCCCGCCGCCGAACTGGCCGAACTCATCGACGAGATGACCGAACGCATGCGGGCCGCCGCCGCCGAGCTGAAGTTCGAGGTGGCCGCCCGACTGCGCGACGAGGTGGGCGAACTGAAGAAGGAGCTGCGGCAGATGAGGGAGGCGGGCCTGCGGTGA
- a CDS encoding methylated-DNA--[protein]-cysteine S-methyltransferase, with protein MTETAAAATTPPSLTTPPDPTAPVGAARPVWSVLGDTPVGPLLLAATDRGLVTVVFHADGPVVRRSLARLAGRLGAEPVPAGEDEGGRAGGAADGRRTVERAARELEAYFRGALREFSVPLDWSLTSGFNGRVLRTLADTVPHGTVVGYRTLAERVGEPGAARAVGVAMGSNPLPVVVPCHRVVESDGGIGGFGGGLETKRTLLALEGVLPAPLF; from the coding sequence ATGACGGAGACAGCGGCGGCGGCCACGACACCACCGAGCCTCACGACACCACCTGATCCGACGGCACCGGTCGGCGCGGCCCGGCCGGTGTGGAGCGTCCTGGGCGACACCCCGGTCGGCCCCCTCCTGCTCGCGGCGACGGACCGGGGACTGGTGACCGTCGTCTTCCACGCCGACGGACCGGTGGTGCGTCGGTCCCTGGCCCGGCTCGCCGGCCGGCTGGGCGCCGAGCCGGTGCCCGCCGGCGAGGACGAGGGCGGGCGCGCCGGCGGAGCGGCCGACGGGAGGAGGACGGTGGAGCGGGCCGCGCGGGAGTTGGAGGCGTACTTCCGGGGAGCGCTGCGGGAGTTCTCGGTGCCGCTGGACTGGTCCTTGACCTCCGGCTTCAACGGCCGGGTGCTGCGGACGCTGGCCGACACCGTCCCCCACGGCACCGTCGTCGGGTACCGGACGCTGGCCGAGCGCGTCGGCGAACCGGGGGCGGCCCGCGCGGTGGGCGTCGCCATGGGGTCCAATCCGCTGCCGGTGGTGGTGCCGTGCCACCGGGTGGTGGAGAGCGACGGCGGGATCGGCGGCTTCGGCGGCGGCCTGGAGACCAAGCGGACGCTGCTCGCGCTGGAGGGCGTCCTGCCCGCGCCGCTGTTCTGA